One window of the Eucalyptus grandis isolate ANBG69807.140 chromosome 6, ASM1654582v1, whole genome shotgun sequence genome contains the following:
- the LOC104448843 gene encoding snakin-2 isoform X1, whose protein sequence is MSLSKVLACLLLSLLVFHLLAEAADATQEVSEDSVKSSAAKKIDCGAACAARCRLASRQKICKRACGTCCARCNCVPPGTSGNRDVCPCYATMTTHGGRLKCP, encoded by the exons ATGTCTCTCTCCAAGGTTTTGGCGTGTTTGCTCCTTTCCCTCCTCGTTTTCCATCTGCTGGCTGAAGCAGCTGATGCTACG CAGGAGGTGAGTGAGGATTCAGTGAAGAGTTCTGCCGCCAAAAAGATAG ATTGCGGAGCGGCTTGTGCCGCCAGGTGCCGGTTGGCATCGAGGCAGAAGATTTGCAAAAGGGCATGCGGAACCTGCTGTGCCCGTTGCAATTGTGTGCCGCCGGGGACCTCCGGTAATCGGGATGTCTGCCCTTGCTATGCCACCATGACCACTCACGGAGGCAGACTCAAGTGCCCTTAA
- the LOC104448843 gene encoding snakin-2 isoform X2, with product MSLSKVLACLLLSLLVFHLLAEAADATEVSEDSVKSSAAKKIDCGAACAARCRLASRQKICKRACGTCCARCNCVPPGTSGNRDVCPCYATMTTHGGRLKCP from the exons ATGTCTCTCTCCAAGGTTTTGGCGTGTTTGCTCCTTTCCCTCCTCGTTTTCCATCTGCTGGCTGAAGCAGCTGATGCTACG GAGGTGAGTGAGGATTCAGTGAAGAGTTCTGCCGCCAAAAAGATAG ATTGCGGAGCGGCTTGTGCCGCCAGGTGCCGGTTGGCATCGAGGCAGAAGATTTGCAAAAGGGCATGCGGAACCTGCTGTGCCCGTTGCAATTGTGTGCCGCCGGGGACCTCCGGTAATCGGGATGTCTGCCCTTGCTATGCCACCATGACCACTCACGGAGGCAGACTCAAGTGCCCTTAA
- the LOC104448844 gene encoding ER lumen protein-retaining receptor erd-2.2 — protein MKASKRPIQAVASWLRRQPPKVKAFLAVVSGMVALVFLRMVVHDHDNLFVAAEAVHAVGIAVLIYKLSKEKTCAGLSLKSQELTAVFLAVRLYCSVVMEYDIHTLLDSATLATTLWVIYMIRFKLRSSYMEEKDNFAIYYVVIPCAVLSLVIHPSTHHHIINRICWAFCVYLEAVSVLPQLRVMQNTKIVEPFTAHYVFALGVARFLSCAHWVLQVLDTRGGLLTALGYGMWPSMVLLSEIVQTFILADFCYYYVKSVFGGQLVLRLPSGVV, from the exons ATGAAGGCGTCGAAGAGGCCGATCCAGGCGGTGGCGTCGTGGCTCCGCCGCCAGCCGCCGAAGGTGAAGGCTTTCCTCGCCGTCGTGTCCGGGATGGTGGCGCTCGTGTTCCTCCGGATGGTGGTCCACGACCACGACAACCTCTTCGTCGCCGCCGAGGCCGTCCACGCCGTCGGGATCGCCGTCCTCATCTACAAGCTCAGCAAGGAGAAGACCTGTGCAG GGCTGTCGCTCAAATCACAGGAACTAACAGCTGTGTTTTTAGCTGTAAGACTTTATTGTAGTGTTGTAATGGAGTATGATATCCATACATTACTTGATTCGGCTACACTAGCCACCACTCTTTGGGTCATCTACATGATTCGCTTTAAGCTGAGATCGAGTTACatggaggaaaaagacaatTTTGCTATTTACTATGTG GTGATTCCATGTGCTGTGCTATCTCTAGTGATTCACCCCTCAACACACCATCATATCATTAACAGGATTTGCTGGGCCTTTTGTGTTTATCTTGAAGCTGTTTCAGTACTACCCCAACTCCGTGTCATGCAGAACACAAAG ATTGTTGAGCCATTTACGGCGCATTATGTTTTTGCACTGGGAGTTGCAAGGTTTTTGAGTTGTGCCCATTGGGTACTCCAG GTACTGGACACAAGAGGAGGCTTACTGACGGCATTGGGATATGGAATGTGGCCTTCCATGGTCCTCCTGTCCGAAATAGTCCAGACTTTCATTTTGGCCGATTTTTGCTACTACTACGTCAAAAG CGTCTTTGGTGGACAACTTGTGCTACGTCTCCCCTCTGGAGTGGTGTGA